A stretch of the Aythya fuligula isolate bAytFul2 chromosome 18, bAytFul2.pri, whole genome shotgun sequence genome encodes the following:
- the LOC116496669 gene encoding cytochrome P450 2C16-like, which produces MEVGMLGVLLTVLLLLLSILCLLVRSSHRRSSQLPPGPAPWPIVGNLWQKDILLLHQSYEKLSHRYGPVFTIWLGRTPAVVLCGYRAVKDALLGHAEEFGGRPEIPLMAHLSNDYGIITKNEKKWRELRRFTLSTLRDFGMGKSSMSQRVQQEAQHLVELLASLQGEAFEPILVFRHAVANVICSVVFGSHFSYSDTNFLKLLDMIGNFVSFFTSPIAIVYNIFPNVLFRLPGPHRKVLAKCENLKGYIREQVEQHRQTLDPSSPRDYIDCFLMKAEKERSSVEKMYSEEDLVMSVFDLFGAGTVTTSNTLVFFILALAKLPHIQAKVQEEIDAVVGPGRAPCMEDRLRMPYTNAAIHELQRIPRAGIESFPRMTTQDVEFRGHTIPKDTTIIPLLSSVHMDPTQWENPKEVDPGHFLDEKGNFRKREAFMAFSAGKRMCPGEALARMELFLFLTTLLQSFTFQLTTESKEMDLLTLWRKIERKAILGTFFAIRRTCP; this is translated from the exons ATGGAGGTTGGGATGCTCGGGGTGCTGCTGaccgtcctcctcctcctcctctccatcctttGCCTCCTGGTGCGGAGCAGCCACAGGAGGAGCAGCCAACTGCCTCCGGGACCAGCCCCGTGGCCCATTGTGGGCAACCTGTGGCAAAAAGACATCCTGCTGCTTCACCAGAGCTACGAGAAG ctcAGCCACAGGTACGGCCCCGTCTTCACCATCTGGCTGGGGCGCACGCCGGCGGTGGTGCTGTGCGGGTACAGGGCCGTGAAGGACGCTCTGCTGGGCCACGCCGAGGAGTTCGGGGGCAGACCTGAAATCCCCCTCATGGCACATCTGTCGAACGACTACG GTATCATCACCAAGAACGAGAAGAAGTGGCGGGAGCTGCGCAGGTTCACGCTCAGCACGCTGCGGGACTTCGGGATGGGGAAGAGCTCCATGTCGCAGCgggtgcagcaggaggcccAGCACCTCGTGGAGCTGCTGGCGAGCCTCCAAG GAGAAGCCTTTGAGCCCATATTGGTGTTCAGGCACGCAGTGGCCAACGTGATCTGTTCCGTCGTCTTCGGGAGCCACTTCAGCTACAGCGACACGAACTTTCTGAAGCTGCTGGACATGATCGGGAATTTTGTCAGCTTCTTCACCTCCCCCATTGCCATA GTCTACAACATCTTCCCCAACGTCCTGTTCCGCCTGCCGGGGCCGCACAGGAAAGTCCTGGCCAAGTGCGAGAACCTCAAGGGCTACATCCGAGAGCAGgtggagcagcacaggcagacCCTGGACCCCAGTTCCCCCCGGGACTACATCGACTGCTTCCTTATGAAAGCGGAAAAG GAGAGGAGCAGCGTGGAGAAAATGTACAGTGAGGAGGACCTGGTCATGTCAGTATTCGACCTCTTTGGTGCCGGGACGGTGACCACCAGCAACACCCTGGTCTTCTTCATCTTGGCGCTGGCAAAGCTCCCCCATATTCAAG CCAAGGTCCAGGAGGAGATCGACGCGGTGGTGGGCCCCGGCCGCGCGCCCTGCATGGAGGACAGGCTGAGGATGCCCTACACCAACGCGGCGATCCACGAGCTGCAGCGCATCCCGCGGGCCGGCATCGAGAGCTTCCCTCGCATGACGACGCAGGACGTGGAGTTCAGGGGCCACACCATCCCCAAG GACACGACCATTATTCCGCTGTTGTCTTCAGTGCACATGGACCCAACCCAGTGGGAGAACCCTAAAGAAGTTGACCCGGGCCACTTCTTGGATGAGAAGGGCAACTTCAGGAAGCGCGAGGCCTTCATGGCTTTTTCAGCAG GGAAGCGGATGTGCCCAGGAGAGGCGCTGGCCCGGATGgagctcttcctcttcctcacgacactgctgcagagcttcaCCTTCCAGCTCACCACAGAGTCCAAGGAGATGGATTTACTCACTCTGTGGCGGAAGATAGAGAGGAAGGCGATACTGGGCACGTTCTTTGCCATACGGCGTACATGCCCTTGA
- the LOC116496599 gene encoding Golgi apparatus membrane protein TVP23 homolog B-like, with amino-acid sequence MLRQDSGDDIEDVSLFDADDEASRRAKKAKLRHPVASFFHLFFRVSAIVVYLLCELLTSSFIACMVTIILLLSCDFWAVKNVTGRLMVGLRWWNQVDDDGRSQWIFESRKVSAQGSKASSEAESRIFWLGLISCPMIWVIFAFSALFSFKVKWLAVVIMGVVLQGANLYGYIRCKVGSRKNLTSMATSYLGKQFLRQTVAKDDQTAS; translated from the exons ATGCTGCGGCAG GACAGCGGCGACGACATCGAGGACGTGTCCCTGTTCGACGCGGACGATGAGGCGTCCCGGAGAGCCAAGAAGGCGAAGCTGAG GCATCCGGTGGCATCATTTTTCCACCTGTTCTTCCGAGTCAGTGCCATAGTTGTCTATCTGCTCTGTGAGCTCTTAACTAGCAGCTTTATTGCCTGCATGGTGACAATTATCCTCCTCTTGTCATGTGACTTTTGGGCTGTAAAG aatgtCACAGGGCGACTAATGGTTGGCCTTCGCTGGTGGAACCAGGTGGATGATGATGGTAGAAGTCAGTGGATATTTGAATCCAGAAAG GTATCAGCACAAGGGAGTAAAGCCTCCTCGGAAGCAGAGTCCCGAATTTTCTGGTTAGGTCTAATTAGCTGTCCGATGATCTGGGTGATATTTGCTTTCAGtgctctcttttccttcaaagtGAAGTGGCTG GCAGTGGTTATAATGGGAGTAGTTCTCCAGGGAGCCAACCTCTATGGTTACATCAGGTGCAAAGTTGGCAGCAGGAAGAACCTGACCAGCATGGCGACCAGCTATCTCGGCAAGCAGTTCTTGCGGCAG acCGTGGCTAAAGATGACCAAACAGCATCTTGA
- the CDRT1 gene encoding CMT1A duplicated region transcript 1 protein encodes MPAVCLWPRNTKCLIQDGLNAAPASPPESLAHGDVTVPSASLQSLSHVKYKDFIRCLPVYLSQYILGLLDQKSLKVCAAVSGYWAFLVKEVEREHVCQGLVQDKIRYLQGLRPRGAVSNYAKIVNVTIPQSDEEGHVIEVKRRSREGKTKEKEEEGNLQAAYHDLQTDTIQLEERNVFCGSYNIRVLTDRSDQNRVIHYSGGDLVAIGSTDQKVRFFDTSAMREVPPLLSGHAGSIKALLLDEKKGFVFSASFDLSIRCWDIFSGACMKIFNGHCGTIICLDVHERRLVSGARDGMVKVWNLDSGVCLKTLKHNDVVCVKMDGVHVVSGCDRGLVKVWLAETGALVKILEGHQGPVKCLSFDQWHLVTGSSDGYALRWSMVGDLKRCLTAFRHPKEVLSLEFLYLRVVSGCADGKIRIFNYLTGSCLKVLVASSRGEPVSLCVAGNRMVINAPSSLLMFQFEDVRWDYTLGADREMVRKEKQGTCPLSRTLSHSQQTKCHALGQTHRLALQMQDGTSEYGTPVCVPEHPDTAEAMQQHKKKKDSYYLVSSYKFLLTVNMLRKSCKSSFVRSSTKPPIATGKAWEAPLHQQRCLEKRQIYKTPLQHKQDQTARLQCVRSRSDSLTMKRISTPFETKMLQLKLKNSLHGPTVSSSIPAPCIVRPKTCGGLLQEKKAHGGHGKVTPRPEERGQLSNLCTTSELIKSTHARMAQMKNEAVYGGKKPFYAFSVQTDGGFRLLTGNQKEAHEAATIAQCQANQAKLLEDHQKACKKAWLRKAKGLPTDSFTKEGKIPAPELGLNTFI; translated from the exons ATGCCAGCAGTGTGCTTGTGGCCTCGAAACACCAAGTGCCTCATCCAGGACGGCCTGAATGCAGCACCTGCCTCACCTCCTGAATCCTTAGCCCATGGAGATGTCACTGTGCCTTCTGCATCGCTCCAGTCACTCTCTCATGTCAAGTACAAGGACTTCATTCGCTGCCTGCCAGTTTACCTCTCCCAGTACATCCTGG GGCTTTTGGATCAAAAATCCCTTAAAGTTTGTGCTGCTGTGAGTGGATACTGGGCTTTTCTGGTGAAAGAAGTCGAGAGGGAGCACGTGTGTCAAGGCTTAGTACAGGATAAGATCCGGTATTTGCAG GGGTTGCGCCCTAGGGGAGCAGTTTCAAACTATGCTAAAATAGTCAACGTGACAATTCCCCAATCAGATGAAGAAGGACACGTCATTGAAGTGAAACGCCGCAGTCGTGAAGGTAAAACAAAG gagaaggaggaggagggcaatCTGCAGGCAGCCTACCATGATCTGCAAACTGACACGATCCAGCTGGAAGAGAGGAACGTTTTCTGTGGCTCCTACAACATTCGTGTTCTCACTGACCG ATCAGACCAAAACAGGGTAATTCACTACAGCGGTGGAGACTTGGTAGCCATTGGCTCTACAGACCAAAAAGTGAGGTTTTTTGATACATCAGCAATGAGAGAAGTGCCACCTCTGCTCTCTGGCCATGCTGGAAGCATCAAAGCACTGCTCCTTGATGAGAAGAAAGGGTTTGTTTTTAGTGCGAGCTTCGACCTCAGCATCAG ATGCTGGGATATATTCAGTGGTGCTTGCATGAAAATCTTTAATGGTCACTGCGGGACAATCATCTGCTTGGATGTACATGAAAGGAGGCTTGTGTCAGGAGCCAGAGATGGGATGGTGAAAG TGTGGAACTTGGATAGTGGGGTATGTCTCAAGACTCTAAAACACAACGATGTTGTTTGTGTTAAAATGGATGGGGTCCATGTTGTCAGCGGCTGTGACAGAGGGCTGGTGAAAGTCTGGCTTGCTGAGACAGGTGCTCTGGTCAAA ATATTGGAAGGGCACCAGGGTCCAGTGAAGTGCTTGTCCTTTGATCAGTGGCACCTCGTCACAGGAAGCTCTGATGGATACGCCTTGAGATGGAGCATGGTGGGAGATCTTAAGAGATGCCTAACAGCCTTCCGCCACCCAAA GGAAGTTCTGTCTCTGGAGTTTCTGTATCTCAGAGTTGTCAGTGGCTGTGCTGATGGAAAGATTCGTATATTTAACTACCTGACTGGAAGCTGCCTGAAAGTGTTGGTGGCCAGTAGCAGAGGGGAACCAGTATCTTTGTGTGTTGCAGGAAACAG gaTGGTGATCAATGCACCCAGTAGCCTGCTGATGTTCCAGTTTGAGGATGTCAGGTGGGACTATACCCTAGGTGCTGACCGAGAGATGGTGCGGAAGGAAAAGCAGGGGACCTGTCCTCTGAGCAGAACACTGTCTCACTCCCAGCAAACCAAGTGCCACGCCCTCGGCCAGACGCATCGCCTCGCTCTGCAGATGCAAG atggCACATCTGAATACGGCACTCCTGTCTGTGTACCTGAACATCCTGACACGGCAGAAGCcatgcagcagcacaaaaagaaaaaggactcATATTATCTAGTGTCCTCTTACAAGTTCCTCTTAACTGTCAACATGCTGCGGAAGAGCTGCAAGTCGTCCTTTGTCCGCTCCAGTACAAAGCCTCCTATAGCAACTGGGAAAGCCTGGGAGGCTCCTCTGCATCAGCAACGATGCCttgaaaaaaggcaaatatacAAAACCCCTCTGCAGCACAAACAGGATCAGACAGCCCGGCTCCAGTGTGTGAGATCTCGCAGTGATTCTCTGACTATGAAAAGAATTTCTACACCCTTCGAAACCAAAATGCTGCAGCTCAAACTGAAAAATTCTTTGCATGGACCCACTGTGAGTTCCTCCATTCCCGCTCCATGCATTGTACGTCCCAAGACATGTGGTGGTTtgctacaggaaaagaaagctcaCGGTGGTCACGGTAAAGTCACTCCTCGCCCTGAAGAGCGGGGTCAGCTTAGCAATCTCTGTACAACCTCTGAACTGATCAAGTCAACGCACGCAAGGATggcacaaatgaaaaatgaagcagtttACGGGGGAAAGAAGCccttttatgcattttctgtCCAGACTGACGGTGGGTTCAGGCTTCTGACAGGAAACCAGAAGGAGGCACATGAGGCAGCTACTATAGCGCAGTGTCAGGCAAACCAGGCAAAGCTCTTAGAAGATCATCAAAAAGCTTGCAAGAAGGCCTGGTTAAGGAAAGCTAAAGGCCTACCCACAGACTCTTTTACTAAGGAGGGGAAGATACCTGCTCCTGAACTTGGACTCAATACTTTTATCTGA